A window from Drosophila yakuba strain Tai18E2 chromosome 3L, Prin_Dyak_Tai18E2_2.1, whole genome shotgun sequence encodes these proteins:
- the LOC6534989 gene encoding sideroflexin-2 → MSQVSTLIDVDKPLFDLSTFAGRFQYFAWMTDPRTVVLSSDRLLEAKTMVERYRKGEQSPQLKPEEVHYNMKLYNSAFHPDTGELQNFCGRMSFQVPGGMLITGGMLAFYRTVPAVVLWQFINQSFNAVVNYTNRNANSPTSVTQLGVAYVSATTSALVAAIGCKNYWSKKATPLFQRFVPFAAVAAANFVNIPLMRQNEIINGIEVKNGEGEVVGQSRVAAIKGIGEVVVSRIAMAAPGMLVLPLIMERLEKLPAYRRIKWINAPFQTLLVGCFLCFMVPTACALFPQQCSLDTSIMRTFEPELYEDLEKTTQGNVPKRVYFNKGL, encoded by the exons CCCTTATCGATGTGGACAAGCCGCTCTTCGATCTCAGCACCTTCGCGGGGCGCTTCCAGTACTTCGCCTGGATGACGGATCCCCGGACCGTAGTCCTCTCCAGCGATCGCCTGCTGGAAGCCAAAACCATGGTGGAACGCTACCGGAAAGGCGAGCAGTCGCCGCAGTTGAAGCCGGAGGAGGTGCACTACAACATGAAGCTATACAACTCGGCCTTTCATCCGGATACTGGCGAGCTGCAGAACTTTTGTGGTCGCATGAGTTTTCAG GTACCCGGTGGCATGCTGATCACCGGTGGTATGTTGGCCTTCTACCGCACCGTGCCCGCCGTCGTGCTTTGGCAGTTCATCAACCAGTCCTTCAACGCGGTTGTCAACTACACGAATCGCAATGCCAATTCGCCCACCAGCGTTACGCAGCTGGGCGTGGCTTATGTATCCGCCACGACTTCGGCCCTAGTAGCTGCTATTGGATGCAAGAACTATTGGTCGAAGAAAGCGACTCCGCTGTTCCAAAGATTTGTGCCCTTCGCGGCTGTGGCGGCGGCCAATTTCGTCAACATTCCTCTGATGCGACAAAACGAGATAATCAATGGCATAGAGGTGAAAAACGGCGAGGGTGAGGTCGTGGGCCAGAGCAGAGTGGCAGCCATCAAGGGAATAGGTGAGGTGGTTGTGTCCAGGATTGCGATGGCGGCGCCCGGTATGCTGGTGCTGCCATTGATAATGGAGAGGCTGGAGAAACTGCCTGCCTACAGGCGCATCAAGTGGATTAATGCTCCATTCCAGACCCTATTGGTTGGGTGCTT CCTCTGCTTTATGGTGCCCACTGCCTGCGCCCTGTTTCCCCAGCAGTGTTCTTTGGACACTTCGATTATGCGCACCTTCGAGCCCGAACTCTACGAGGACCTCGAGAAGACAACCCAGGGCAATGTGCCCAAGCGTGTTTACTTCAACAAGGGTCTGTAA